The Cellulophaga lytica DSM 7489 nucleotide sequence ACAAGACCAATTAAAAAATCTTTTTCCAGATCATAAACCATCAGAAGAAACAGAAAAAGAGACTCCTAAAAGTGATATTTGGTTGCAAGACGACCCTATTATTTGCAAGTATGAAAAACGTAAAGGAAAACCTATTACCATATTAGAAGGGTATACTGGAGCCGATAAAGATTTTAAACTTTTGGCCAAAGAACTAAAGCAAAAACTTAGTGTTGGTGGTAGTTTTAAAAATGATAGTATTATTATTCAAGGCGACTACAGAGATCAGATAATGAGCATATTAAAAGAGAAAGGTTTTAACGTAAAACGTGTTGGCGGTTAAAATTGTTAATTTTTTTTTGATTATTTAGATAAAAATGTAATTTTAAGAGTTCAAATCTAGAATACTACTATGAGTTCTACCTTACACATAACCAACGGAGGAAACTTTACAGATAGATTGAAAAACTTGCCTATTAAAGGAGACATTATTACCTGGAATGAAATGTTGTGCGAAGGCAAAACATTAAACAATGTAGGTAGTGAAAGTTTCTGGAAAACTAGGTTCGATTTTTTAAGCAAAAACTATAAGGTTTCAAAAGCAAAATTTATAGATCTTACTTTAAAAGAGTATAGGTCTTTATGTAATCACAAAAAAGAAGATAAAATAGTTTTGTGGTTTGAGTATGATTTATTTTGCCAAATTAATATGCTTGCTGTAGTAAGTTGGCTAAAAATGCACCGCAGATATGCAGAAATATCTGTAGTTTGTAGTGGTGAAATTGAAGGCCAATCTAAACTTTTTAGTTTAGCTGAGTTAACAGATGAGCAATTACTAAATCATTATGAAGAACGTACTTTTTTACGTCAGGACGATATAGAATATGCAGATTATATATGGCAATTGTATTGTAGTGATAACCCAATAAGGTTAGAAAACTTAACAGATTTCGCTAAATATAGGTTTCCTTACCTAGAAAAAGCTATAGAATTACATTTACAGCGTTTCCCTTCAATTAAAAATGGGTTAAATTCAATAGAAAATAATCTTTTAGAATTGGCATCAACCCAAAAACCAAAAACCAAAAACGAGTTTGTAAAAAAACTGTTATTAGCAGATAATAGTTATGGTTTTGGAGATATTCAATATCAAAAAATGATAACTTCTTTAAAACCTTTATTTGGCTCTTTTAATCCAGTTAAATTAACAAAAAAAGGAAAAGAAATACTAGAACAACAAACAAGTTATTACTCTTGTATACAAGACAATAACATTTATCTGGGTGGTGCATTAAAGTACAACTTTTTGTACAACACCAACACAGACAGAATCCTTAAATTATAATATGCAATTAAGTCCATCGGAGTTAATTTTAAATGCTGACAATAGCATTTATCACCTTAATATATTACCAGAAGACATAGCAACTACCATAATTACAGTTGGTGACCCTGACAGAGTTGGTGAAGTTTCTAAATATTTTGATACTATTGAACTAAAAAAAGGTAAAAGAGAGTTTATTACACATACTGGTGTGCTTAATGGGAAACGTATTTCTGTTATTTCTACAGGTATTGGTACAGACAATATAGATATTGTTTTAAACGAATTAGACGCTTTGGTAAATATAGATTTTACCACAAGAACTATTAAAGAAGAAAAAACAAGTTTGGATATTGTTAGAATTGGTACATCTGGTGCAATACAAGCAGATATTCCAATAAATTCTTTTTTACTAAGTGAATATGCTATTGGTTTAGATAGTTTATTACAGTTTTACGATAGCAAACACGTACAAAATACAGCAGTACAAGATGCTTTTGTAGCACATACAAATTGGGCTAAAGAAAAATCTATGCCTTATGTGGTTACTTGTAGCACAGAATTGGCAGATAAAATATACTCAGATAAGTTTGTAAAAGGTTTTACCGCTACAAATGTTGGTTTTTATGGTCCTCAAGGCAGGGTTTTACGTTTAAACACTCAGGATAATGATTTAAATAGTAAAATAGCTTCTTTTAGATATAACAATTTAAAAGTTACCAATTTAGAAATGGAGACTGCTGGTATTTATGGCTTGGCCAAATTATTAGGACATAACGCACTTTCTTTAAATGCTATTTTAGCCAATAGAGCTAATGGAGAGTTTTCTGTAACACCATCAGAAACTGTAGAAGAATTAATAAAATATACGCTAAACAAGCTAACATAATACTATTGAAGACAGTAAAAATAATAGGAGTTCCAGAGCATTTTAATTTACCTTGGCATTTAGCTATAGAAGAAAATGCATTTAAAGATCGTGGTATAAATTTAGAATGGACAGATATTCCTGAAGGTACAGGAAGAATGTGCCAATTGCTAGCAGATAATGAGGCAGATATTGCTATTATACTTACTGAAGGTTTAGTAAAAAGTATTACTGCAGGTACAAAAGCTAAAATTGTACAAGAGTATATTGCTACGCCTCTTTTGTGGGGGATTCATGTAGGTGCAAATAGTGAGTACCAGACAATAGAGGATCTTATAAACACCAAAGCTGCAATTAGTAGGTTTGGGAGTGGTAGTCATTTAATGGCTTATGTAAATGCACAAAATGAAGGTTGGGATACTAGCAAATTACAATTTGAAGTTATTAATAATTTAGATGGCGCTGTAGAAGGATTAACAAAAGGTACTGCAGATTATTTTATGTGGGAACATTTTACAACAAAGCCTTTAGTAGATAATGGAACTTTTAGGAGAGTGGCAGACTGCCCTACTCCTTGGCCTTGTTTTGTGATTGCAGCAACAGATAGTTTTATTACAGAAAATTCTGGTACACTACAACACATATTAGAGGTAATTAATATGTATACAGAAGAATTTAAAACCATACCAAGTATAGATAGGACTTTAGCTAATAGATATGAGCAAAAGTTAGATGATATACAAGAATGGTTGTCTAAAACACGCTGGAGCCAATCACAACTAAACACAAAAACCTTAGAAAAAGTACAAGACACACTGCTTTCCTTAGATTTAATTGATAAGAAATTAGACAGTAGTACTATTTTACTCTAATAAATTAGCTTAATTACCATTCTATTAGCGTTTTGCCACTATCTTTTAGAATGGTATTAGCAGTACTAAAATGTTTATTTCCAAACCAATACCCTCTATTTGCACTTAAAGGAGATGGATGACCGCTTGTTAAAATATGATGCTTTTTAGTATCTATTAACTTTGCTTTTTTTTTGGCAAATCCGCCCCAAAGTAAAAAAATAACACCTTCTTTTTCATCAGATATTTTTTTAATAATAGTATCTGTAAACGTTTCCCATCCTTTTTTTTGATGACTACCAGCCTCGTGTGCTCTAACAGTTAATGTGGCGTTTAACAACAGTACTCCTTGTTTTGCCCATCGTTCTAAATTACCACTCTTAGGATACGGTATATTTAAATCGGACTCTAATTCTTTAAAAATATTTATTAATGATGGCGGATGTTTAATACCGTCTTTAACAGAAAAACACAATCCGTTTGCTTGGTTTGGGCCGTGGTACGGATCTTGACCAATAATTACAATTTTAGTGGTATTAAAAGAAGAATAGTTAAATGCAGCAAAAATATCTTCTGTTGCCGGAAAGCATGTGTTTGTGTTATATTCTTTAGTAACAAAGGCAGTTAGTTCTTTAAAATATTCTTTTTTAAACTCTGGTAAAATAATAGGACTCCAACTTTTAGATACGTTTGCTTTCATTCTTTATCAAAACTAATTAATCCACTAAAATAATATTATCTTTAAACCCTTGAAAAAATTTACGCATTGAAAAAATTAAAATTCCCTTCTGCACAAGCCATATTACTAGTAATTGCAGCATTAGTTGCTGTTTTAACTTACTTGGTTCCGGCTGGTAAATATGATACGTTAACTTATAGTGAAACAGATAATACATTTATAAGGTATGGCGAAGATACGCCTACAACACTGCCAGCTACGCAAGAAACCTTAACTACGTTACATATAAATATTCCTTTGGAAAAATTTAAAAACGGAGATATAAGAAAACCTATTGGTATACCAGACACTTACAAACAAATTGATGCTCAGCCACAAGGAGTAACTTCATTTTTAAAATCACCCATAAAAGGAATTATAGAAGCGGCAGATATTATTTTTCTAGTGCTAATTATTGGTGGTTTAATAGCTATTATGAATTTAACTGGTGCTTTTGATGCCGGAATTGCTTGGTTGGCTCAAAAACTACAAGGAAAGGAGTATATACTAATAATATTAGTTACTTTCCTTATTGCTATGGGTGGAACAACTTTTGGCTTAGAAGAAGAAACAATAGCCTTCTACCCTATTTTAATTCCTATATTTTTAGCTGCAAAATATGATGCAATGGTTGCATTAGCATCTATTTATATTGGATCTTGTATAGGAACTTTGGCTTCTACTATAAATCCGTTTAGTGTTATTATAGCATCTAATGCTGCAGGTATAAACTGGACATCTGGTATAGATGGTAGAGTTATTACTTTAATTTTAGGACTGGTAATTTGTATTATCTACATTATTAGATATGCACAACGTGTTAAAAAAGACCCTACCAAGTCTATTATTTATGATCAAAAAGCTGAAATTGAACATTTGTTTGGATCAGACGCTAGCAAGGCCAACTTAAAATTAACAGCAAGACTACGTTTAATATTACTTGTATTTACAGCTTGTTTTGTTGTAATGGTTTATGGAGTATCTAGTTTAGATTGGTGGTTTGTAGAAATGACAACGGTATTTTTAGTAGGTTCTATTATTATTGGTGTTATTGCAAAAATTAAAGAAGCACAGTTTATAGATACTTTTGTAAAAGGAGCCGGAGAATTACTAGGCGTAGCTTTTATTATAGGTATTGCTAAAGGTGTAACGGTTTTAATGCAAGATGGTGCAATTGGAGATACATTATTGTACTACGCCTCTAGTGTTACCAATGGTATGGAAAAAGGAATCTTTATTAACTCGGTAATGTTAGTATATAGCGGACTTTCATTTTTTATACCTTCTACATCTGGTATGGCTGTTTTAAGTATGCCAATTATGTCTCCATTAGCAGATACAGCAGGCATTGGCAGAGAAATGATTGTAAATGCTTACTTATATGGTATGGGATTATTTAAATTTATAAACCCTACAGGATTAATACTTGCTTCTTTAGCAATTGTAAAAGTGGGTTACAATAAATGGTTAAAATTTGTGTGGCCTTTAGTGGCTATTTTAACTGTATTTTTAATGATAGTACTTACAGTGTCTGTTTACTTATAACAAATTATATTGCTCATAATAAGCATTTTAGTAATGTTTTAAACTTATGTGCCATTACTACATAAAAAATTAAGGTTTACAATACCAAACTTATGTTATAAACCTTAATAAATTTATTTTTTAAAGCTAAAGTTTTTACAACTTCACAATCTGTGCAGAAGCCATAAATGAATCTTGCATACGTTGCATGCGGTCATCAAACTTGGTTCCAAAAACCAAATATTGACACCTGTTTATGCTTTCTGGTGTTCTAATAATTTCAGAAAACAGGTGTGGTTTAATTAAAAACTCGGCATCATCTACAATAAACAATTGCAATACATTTAAGTTAATACCATTAGAGTAAAATATTTTATTTAGCCTTTTAGGAGTGGCAATTACAATGTCTACACCATCATAAATATCATCTCTTTGATCGTCTATATTTTGCTCTTCATAAGCACAATACGTACGTATAGACATTCTAAAAGTAAACTTATCAAACTCTTGCTTAAGTTCTAATGCTGCCTGTTTATCCTTTACAAAAATTAATGCTCTTGGCGCGTCTTCAAACTCTTCACATTTTAATTTTTGTAATGTGCTAATAACCAAAGCTGTTGTTTTACCAGATCCTTTAGGAGCTAAACCAAATATACTTGCACCACCCTTAATTTTTGAGAGTACTTTAGACTGAAACGGTGTTGGTTCAGTTATTTTTAAACGTTCTAGAGCTTCTTTTAATTCTGGATGTATTTTTTTAAACGACATCTTATATTTTTTTGTAGTTGTATAGTACTTACTAAGTAACTAATTTATGAAACAGTTATATTTGGTTTGTGGTCTATTTTAAAATTACATGAATTTGCTATAAAACACATTTTATTAGCTTGTTTATGTAATTCATTTGCTTTTTCTAACATTTTAGCATCTGTAATTGTAACTTTTGGTTGTAAAGTTACCCCGGTAAACTTTCCGCTTCCATCTTTAGTTTCTTCCATAGTGCCAATAGCATTATCTACATAAGAATTTACCACAATTTTATGTGTAGAGCATAAATGTAAATACCATAGCATATGACAAGAAGATAAGGAAGATAAAAAAAGGTCTTCAGGATTATATTTTGTTTTATCACCTAAAAATGAGGGATCTGATGATCCTTTAATTTCACCGTATTTATGATTTGCTGTTATTGTATGGTTTCTATTATAAGATGTATAGTTTTGGGTACCACTACCCTCATTACCCGTCCACGATACTATTATCTCGTAATTGTGTTTTTTCATTCTTATAACTATTTATTAGCTGCTATTTTATACCACACACCATAATTGCAAAGGTACACAACAATAACTATTAGGTTAACAACATACATTTTATTTTACTACAAAGCTTAGCTACTTTAGTAGTGTAATTAAAACGTAAATAAATTTTTCATTTTCATATAGTGTTCTCGTAAAAAGAGTCTTGTTTTTGCCAACAAGACTCTTTTTCAATTTAAAAACACTTACATCTTAAATTTTAAGGAATCCATTTGTTTTTTCCAAAGTCTGGCTTACGCTTTTCTAAAAATGCATTACGCCCTTCTTTAGCTTCTTCTGTCATATACGCCAATCTAGTTGCTTCACCTGCAAAAACTTGCTGCCCAACCATACCATCATCTGTTAAGTTCATTGCAAACTTTAGCATTTTTATAGATGTTGGCGATTTTTCTAGTATTTCTTGTGCCCACTCATATGCAGTATCTTCTAACTCATCATGTGGTATAACAGCATTAACCATTCCCATTTCATAAGCATCTTGAGCAGAGTAATTACGACCTAAAAAGAAAATTTCTCTAGCTTTTTTCTGTCCAACCATTTTAGCTAAATACGCAGAACCATATCCTCCATCAAAACTAGTTACATCTGCATCTGTTTGTTTAAATATTGCGTGTTCTTTACTTGCCAAAGTTAAATCGCAAACCACATGTAAACTATGGCCACCACCAACAGCCCAACCAGGAACAACGGCAATTACCACTTTTGTCATAAAACGTATTAAACGTTGAACTTCTAAAATATTTAACCTGTGCATACCATCTTCTCCAACATACCCTTGGTGACCTCGTGCCTTTTGATCTCCACCACTGCAAAAAGAGTATACACCATCTTTACTAGAAGGCCCTTCTGCAGATAACAAAACAACACCTATAGATGTGTCTTCTTGTGCATCATAAAATGCTTTGTACAGCTCACTTGTAGTTTTTGGTCTAAACGCATTACGTACATCTGGTCTGTTAAACGCTATACGCGCTACACCATTGCACTTTTTATACGTAATATCTTCAAACTCCTGAGCTACTTTCCACTCAATATTTTTCATTTGTATAAATTTTAGGCTTCGTTTTTCTTTTCTTTTTCTGCTATCCATTTAGATAAGTATTTTGTACTCATCATACTATGGTGCTGTAGTAAACTACCAATAAAGTTGGCGTTTCTATGCTTTTTTATATCTTTTTGCAAAGTACTAATTTTATTAGATAATTTATCCTCTAATTTAGATTTAGCGTAATATGTATTTAGAATTTGTTCTCCGTTTTTTTGAGCTTGCAACCATTTAGTTTCATTGGTATACAAGCTTATAGCAGATGCAATAAAACTGTTAACTGTAGTTGATATTTCTCCACTCCAAGGTAAATCACCGTGCATACCCTCTGCTCCTATTTGTGTGGTTACACTAGGTGTACCGTTACACATAGCGTCTACCAACTTGCCTTTTATGCCAGCACCAAAACGCAACGGAGCTAAATTTACTTTAGTTTTTTGCATAATTTGGTTTACATTTTCTCCCCAGCCATGCACAAGAAATCCTGTTTTAGGGTTATGCTTTTCTGTAATTTGCTGCGGTAAATAAGCCCCGTAAATGTGTAGGTTTACTTCTGGTAGCTCTTTACGTATTAACGGCCAAATTTCTTTATGTAACCACAACACAGCATCTACATTAGGTTTGTGTTTACCATTACCAATGCAAACAAAATCTTTTCTGTTTTTAAACAGCGGAAAATTAGTGCTTACAGTTGTGTTTAACATAAAAGGAATATGCAGAAACAAAGAACTATCAATTTTAAAAGTATTTATTAGTAACTGCTCTTCATACATAGAAATTAGTAAAGAAAAATCGCAACGGTAAATGCTTGCAATTTCTCTCTTTGTAATTTCTTGCTCCTTTAAAAGCGTTTCTGTTACTGTACTATTTCCTTTTTTAAAAGCTTCTTCTCTTGTTTTTCGTAAAAAATGAAGATCCTCTGTATCTAAAATTCGCAATGCATTTGGTACAACTTGTGCTACGCGCCAACCAAATTGCTCTTCTGTAAAAAACCGATCGAAAACAACAATATTAGGATTTAAATCGCTTATAAAATCATTAAAACTAGCGTTATTAAGCTGTATTTGCTTTTCTGATACTCCTAAAGATGAAAAATCTACAGAGTACACAGATTTAGCTGCTGTACTGGCAAATGTTACTGTATAGTTTTGCTGTTTAAAATATGTAATAAGCTGAAGAATTCTACTGCCAGCTGCCGTTGTTGTAGGCTCTGGCCATACAAAACCAATAAATAAAACATTTTTCACGCTAAAGGATTTACATTTTAGATGAAAATTTTTGAGAAATGCTTAATCGTAATTTACGCTCATAATCCTCCTCTAGCCACTCTTTATAGTTCTTAGTATTATTCATAATACAGTAAGAATATTGTCTAACACGGTACTGTATTTCTTCTTTAAGCTTCTTAGCCAAAATACGTGCATCAAAAACATCTTCACTATTTTCTACACATATTTTAGCGTGCTGCTCTATACTTTTTTCCAAGACCGATTTAGACTTTAATCCTTTAGCAAAAGCAGCCTTATATTCGGCTTTAATATCAAAAAATATGTTTTCAGATTTAGAAAATTCATCTCGCAAAGCTTGAGGCATTTCATAAACAAAATCGCGTTCTATTTCTTCATCATTCTTAATATTTTCTAAGAAAAAGTCAGGGAAATGAAAGATTTCTTGCCAGTCTATAGGCTCACTCCACAATCCAAATCTTTTTGTATTGTTTCCTAAATCTATAACCGTAAACTCATTTTTATTCTCTGTAACACGAGAACCACGACCAATCATTTGAAAATACAATGTTAAAGATCGTGTAGCTCTGTTTAATATAATGGTTTCTACGGTAGGCTCATCAAAACCAGTAGTTAATATGCTAACCGATGTTAATATGGCATCTGGTGTTATAGAAAACCACTCTAGAATTTCTTTACGTTCTGCTGCAGAATTTTTATTGTCTAAATGACGTATGTTGTAACCTGCTTTTTTAAAGGTTTCATATACGTAGTATGATGTACTAATACCGTTGTTAAAGATTAGTGTTTTAGTACCTTTTGCTAATTCTTCATAAGAAGATAATAGCTTACTTTGCATAGTTTGGTTGCTATACAACTCATCTGATGATTTAACGGTATAATCGCCATTAATACCCAGTTTTAAAGTTTTTAAACCAACATCATAACTATATTGGTTAGCTCTAGATAAAAAGTTACGTTTAATTAAAGATTGTATAGACTCGCCAATGATTAACTTTTTATAATTGTCTTTCATTGGTAGCTTAATATTAGAACTAAGCGGTGTTGCCGTTACACCAAGTATAGATGAGTCTTTAAAGTATTTAAATAACTTACGAAAAGAGTTGTAGTGAGCCTCATCAATAATAACAAGTCCAATATCTTTTAGCTCTACATTATCTTCTTGTAATCTATTATTTAG carries:
- a CDS encoding substrate-binding domain-containing protein — protein: MKTVKIIGVPEHFNLPWHLAIEENAFKDRGINLEWTDIPEGTGRMCQLLADNEADIAIILTEGLVKSITAGTKAKIVQEYIATPLLWGIHVGANSEYQTIEDLINTKAAISRFGSGSHLMAYVNAQNEGWDTSKLQFEVINNLDGAVEGLTKGTADYFMWEHFTTKPLVDNGTFRRVADCPTPWPCFVIAATDSFITENSGTLQHILEVINMYTEEFKTIPSIDRTLANRYEQKLDDIQEWLSKTRWSQSQLNTKTLEKVQDTLLSLDLIDKKLDSSTILL
- a CDS encoding 1,4-dihydroxy-2-naphthoyl-CoA synthase, with amino-acid sequence MKNIEWKVAQEFEDITYKKCNGVARIAFNRPDVRNAFRPKTTSELYKAFYDAQEDTSIGVVLLSAEGPSSKDGVYSFCSGGDQKARGHQGYVGEDGMHRLNILEVQRLIRFMTKVVIAVVPGWAVGGGHSLHVVCDLTLASKEHAIFKQTDADVTSFDGGYGSAYLAKMVGQKKAREIFFLGRNYSAQDAYEMGMVNAVIPHDELEDTAYEWAQEILEKSPTSIKMLKFAMNLTDDGMVGQQVFAGEATRLAYMTEEAKEGRNAFLEKRKPDFGKNKWIP
- a CDS encoding DEAD/DEAH box helicase; this encodes MEEQRTTTEKTLYDYQLEDLNKIFTYFDENPVGTNLLYQLPTGGGKTVVFSEIARRYIAQKNKKVVVLTHRIELSAQTSKMLSSFGVENKVINSSVKDLNDQNSYMCFVAMVETLNNRLQEDNVELKDIGLVIIDEAHYNSFRKLFKYFKDSSILGVTATPLSSNIKLPMKDNYKKLIIGESIQSLIKRNFLSRANQYSYDVGLKTLKLGINGDYTVKSSDELYSNQTMQSKLLSSYEELAKGTKTLIFNNGISTSYYVYETFKKAGYNIRHLDNKNSAAERKEILEWFSITPDAILTSVSILTTGFDEPTVETIILNRATRSLTLYFQMIGRGSRVTENKNEFTVIDLGNNTKRFGLWSEPIDWQEIFHFPDFFLENIKNDEEIERDFVYEMPQALRDEFSKSENIFFDIKAEYKAAFAKGLKSKSVLEKSIEQHAKICVENSEDVFDARILAKKLKEEIQYRVRQYSYCIMNNTKNYKEWLEEDYERKLRLSISQKFSSKM
- a CDS encoding OsmC family protein — its product is MKKHNYEIIVSWTGNEGSGTQNYTSYNRNHTITANHKYGEIKGSSDPSFLGDKTKYNPEDLFLSSLSSCHMLWYLHLCSTHKIVVNSYVDNAIGTMEETKDGSGKFTGVTLQPKVTITDAKMLEKANELHKQANKMCFIANSCNFKIDHKPNITVS
- a CDS encoding translation initiation factor, with the translated sequence MDLQDQLKNLFPDHKPSEETEKETPKSDIWLQDDPIICKYEKRKGKPITILEGYTGADKDFKLLAKELKQKLSVGGSFKNDSIIIQGDYRDQIMSILKEKGFNVKRVGG
- a CDS encoding DUF1835 domain-containing protein; protein product: MSSTLHITNGGNFTDRLKNLPIKGDIITWNEMLCEGKTLNNVGSESFWKTRFDFLSKNYKVSKAKFIDLTLKEYRSLCNHKKEDKIVLWFEYDLFCQINMLAVVSWLKMHRRYAEISVVCSGEIEGQSKLFSLAELTDEQLLNHYEERTFLRQDDIEYADYIWQLYCSDNPIRLENLTDFAKYRFPYLEKAIELHLQRFPSIKNGLNSIENNLLELASTQKPKTKNEFVKKLLLADNSYGFGDIQYQKMITSLKPLFGSFNPVKLTKKGKEILEQQTSYYSCIQDNNIYLGGALKYNFLYNTNTDRILKL
- a CDS encoding YfcC family protein encodes the protein MKKLKFPSAQAILLVIAALVAVLTYLVPAGKYDTLTYSETDNTFIRYGEDTPTTLPATQETLTTLHINIPLEKFKNGDIRKPIGIPDTYKQIDAQPQGVTSFLKSPIKGIIEAADIIFLVLIIGGLIAIMNLTGAFDAGIAWLAQKLQGKEYILIILVTFLIAMGGTTFGLEEETIAFYPILIPIFLAAKYDAMVALASIYIGSCIGTLASTINPFSVIIASNAAGINWTSGIDGRVITLILGLVICIIYIIRYAQRVKKDPTKSIIYDQKAEIEHLFGSDASKANLKLTARLRLILLVFTACFVVMVYGVSSLDWWFVEMTTVFLVGSIIIGVIAKIKEAQFIDTFVKGAGELLGVAFIIGIAKGVTVLMQDGAIGDTLLYYASSVTNGMEKGIFINSVMLVYSGLSFFIPSTSGMAVLSMPIMSPLADTAGIGREMIVNAYLYGMGLFKFINPTGLILASLAIVKVGYNKWLKFVWPLVAILTVFLMIVLTVSVYL
- a CDS encoding uracil-DNA glycosylase, producing MKANVSKSWSPIILPEFKKEYFKELTAFVTKEYNTNTCFPATEDIFAAFNYSSFNTTKIVIIGQDPYHGPNQANGLCFSVKDGIKHPPSLINIFKELESDLNIPYPKSGNLERWAKQGVLLLNATLTVRAHEAGSHQKKGWETFTDTIIKKISDEKEGVIFLLWGGFAKKKAKLIDTKKHHILTSGHPSPLSANRGYWFGNKHFSTANTILKDSGKTLIEW
- a CDS encoding glycosyltransferase, with amino-acid sequence MKNVLFIGFVWPEPTTTAAGSRILQLITYFKQQNYTVTFASTAAKSVYSVDFSSLGVSEKQIQLNNASFNDFISDLNPNIVVFDRFFTEEQFGWRVAQVVPNALRILDTEDLHFLRKTREEAFKKGNSTVTETLLKEQEITKREIASIYRCDFSLLISMYEEQLLINTFKIDSSLFLHIPFMLNTTVSTNFPLFKNRKDFVCIGNGKHKPNVDAVLWLHKEIWPLIRKELPEVNLHIYGAYLPQQITEKHNPKTGFLVHGWGENVNQIMQKTKVNLAPLRFGAGIKGKLVDAMCNGTPSVTTQIGAEGMHGDLPWSGEISTTVNSFIASAISLYTNETKWLQAQKNGEQILNTYYAKSKLEDKLSNKISTLQKDIKKHRNANFIGSLLQHHSMMSTKYLSKWIAEKEKKNEA
- a CDS encoding nucleoside phosphorylase, producing MQLSPSELILNADNSIYHLNILPEDIATTIITVGDPDRVGEVSKYFDTIELKKGKREFITHTGVLNGKRISVISTGIGTDNIDIVLNELDALVNIDFTTRTIKEEKTSLDIVRIGTSGAIQADIPINSFLLSEYAIGLDSLLQFYDSKHVQNTAVQDAFVAHTNWAKEKSMPYVVTCSTELADKIYSDKFVKGFTATNVGFYGPQGRVLRLNTQDNDLNSKIASFRYNNLKVTNLEMETAGIYGLAKLLGHNALSLNAILANRANGEFSVTPSETVEELIKYTLNKLT
- a CDS encoding DEAD/DEAH box helicase, producing MSFKKIHPELKEALERLKITEPTPFQSKVLSKIKGGASIFGLAPKGSGKTTALVISTLQKLKCEEFEDAPRALIFVKDKQAALELKQEFDKFTFRMSIRTYCAYEEQNIDDQRDDIYDGVDIVIATPKRLNKIFYSNGINLNVLQLFIVDDAEFLIKPHLFSEIIRTPESINRCQYLVFGTKFDDRMQRMQDSFMASAQIVKL